A region from the Lutra lutra chromosome 1, mLutLut1.2, whole genome shotgun sequence genome encodes:
- the TRNT1 gene encoding CCA tRNA nucleotidyltransferase 1, mitochondrial yields the protein MLRCLNPWRGPLLSCSWSRLCLFKQYLFTMKLQSPEFQSLFTEGLKSLTELFVKENHELRIAGGAVRDLLNGVKPQDVDFATTATPAQMKDMFQAAGIRMINNKGEKHGTITARLHEENFEITTLRIDVVTDGRHAEVEFTTDWQKDAERRDLTINSMFLGFDGTLFDYFSGYEDLKNKKVRFVGHAKQRIQEDYLRILRYFRFYGRIVDKPGDHDPETLEAIAENAKGLAGISGERIWVELKKILIGNHVNHLIHLIYDLDVAPYIGLPTNASLEEFNKVSKNVDGFSPKPMTLLASLFKVQDDVTKLDLRLKISKEEKNLGIFIVKNRKDLVKATDSSEPLKPYQDYIIDARESDATTRVYELLKYQGEHGLLQQMQQWCVPPFPVSGHDIRKVGISSGKEIGALLQQLREQWKKSGYQMEKDELLSYIKKSEN from the exons ATGCTGAGGTGCCTGAATCCCTGGCGTGGGCCATTACTGAGCTGTAGTTGGAGTAGGCTGTGCCTTTTCAAGCAGTATCTATTTACAATGAAGCTGCAGTCTCCAGAATTTCAGTCACTGTTCACAGAAGGATTGAAGAGTCTGACAG aaTTATTTGTCAAAGAAAATCATGAGTTAAGAATAGCAGGAGGAGCAGTGAGGGATTTATTAAATGGAGTCAAGCCTCAAGATGTGGACTTTGCTACCACTGCGACCCCTGCTCAAATGAAGGACATGTTTCAGGCCGCGGGTATTCGTATGATAAacaacaaaggagaaaagcatGGAACGATTACTGCCAGG CTTcatgaagaaaattttgaaattactACACTGCGGATTGATGTTGTCACTGATGGAAGACATGCTGAGGTAGAATTCACAACTGATTGGCAAAAAGATGCTGAACGCAGAGATCTCACTATAAATTCCATGTTTTTAG gtTTTGATGGTACCTTATTTGACTACTTCAGTGgttatgaagatttaaaaaataagaaagttagATTTGTTGGACATGCTAAACAGAGGATACAAGAAGATTATCTTCGAATTTTAAGATATTTCcg GTTTTACGGGAGAATTGTAGACAAACCTGGTGACCATGATCCTGAGACTTTGGAAGCAATTGCAGAAAATGCAAAAGGCTTGGCTGGAATATCAGGAGAGAGGATTTGGgttgaactgaaaaaaattcttattggTAACCATGTAAATCATTTGATTCACCTCATCTATGACCTTGATGTGGCTCCTTACATAG GCTTACCTACTAATGCAAGTTTGGAAGAATTTAACAAAGTTAGTAAAAATGTTGATGGTTTTTCACCAAAGCCAATGACTCTCTTGGCCTCATTATTCAAAGTACAGGATGATGTCACAAAACTGGATTTGAGGTTGAAGAtttcaaaagaagagaagaacCTTGGCATATTCATAGTTAAAAACAGGAAAGATTTAGTTAAAGCAACAGATAGTTCAGAGCCACTGAAACCCTATCAAGACTACATTATAGAC GCTAGGGAATCTGATGCAACCACCCGCGTATATGAGCTCCTCAAGTACCAGGGAGAGCACGGTCTTCTGCAGCAGATGCAGCAGTGGTGCGTTCCTCCGTTTCCTGTAAGTGGGCATGACATCAGAAAAGTGGGCAtttcttcaggaaaagaaatCGGGGCTCTGCTGCAGCAGTTGCGAGAACAGTGGAAAAAAAGCGGCTACCAAATGGAGAAAGATGAACTCCTAAGTTACATAAAGAAGAGTGAAAATTGA